A stretch of the Chanos chanos chromosome 1, fChaCha1.1, whole genome shotgun sequence genome encodes the following:
- the spint1a gene encoding kunitz-type protease inhibitor 1a, protein MKLFQTGLLFCSRALLAVVFLGSTQAQVTEEQCLQKFSTAKEDFVLNVNESVKEGAVFLSSTPVKNKKDCIVSCCKAPNCNLALMENGEDGGVKSCFTFNCLYKQNQACKFVRKNGYSNSVLTSVLERYLKDYYPNEDLPPIANAGQDQVVQPQETVYLTGIGSRDDHGVKDYLWKMVSGNPYAVIEKTTFKDEVMVSNLSAGTYKFQLTVTDTGGQSNTAQVTVLVLTPEQSEDQCLMPKKMGPCRGAFPRWFYNGASEKCEEFTFGGCKENKNNYLSEAECNKACHGVSASEPSKSGRLGPIGGPGETCGRTCEAGEFTCGNGCCIDKALECDQERQCSDGSDEESCGDLESKFRSLLVIPVNANKVHCTEEPMTGRCTDTITSWYYNPFEEKCLRFNYGGCEGNDNKFETEDSCMKSCQNVDKSDVFARRANFEKQAQTSNLGLIVVAVLLGLAIFIVVAFLGFCILKKKKKPQNYQLATSGAHSMGHTDRLVYNSTTKPI, encoded by the exons ATGAAACTCTTCCAAACTGGATTACTATTTTGCTCACGTGCGTTGCTTGCAGTTGTTTTTCTGGGGAGTACTCAGGCCCAGGTGACCGAGGAGCAATGCCTACAGAAATTCAGCACGGCAAAGGAGGATTTCGTTCTTAATGTAAATGAGTCGGTGAAGGAGGGCGCAGTCTTCCTGTCCTCCACcccagtgaaaaacaaaaaagattgcATTGTGTCCTGCTGCAAAGCTCCAAACTGTAACCTGGCGTTGATGGAAAATGGAGAAGATGGCGGGGTCAAGTCTTGTTTCACCTTCAACTGTTTATACAAGCAAAACCAAGCATGTAAATTTGTCAGAAAGAATGGATACAGCAACTCCGTCTTGACCTCGGTGCTTGAGAGATATCTCAAGGACTACTATCCAA ATGAGGACCTCCCGCCCATTGCCAATGCTGGACAAGACCAGGTAGTTCAACCTCAGGAGACTGTGTATCTGACTGGCATTGGGAGCAGAGATGATCATGGAGTCAAGGACTATCTTTGGAAGATGGTTTCGGGAAATCCTTATGCTGTTATAGAG AAAACAACCTTCAAGGATGAAGTGATGGTGTCAAACCTGTCAGCTGGCACGTATAAATTCCAGCTGACTGTTACTGATACAGGAggacagtcaaacacagcacaagttACTGTCTTGGTTCTCACACCTGAGCAGTCTGAGG ATCAGTGCCTGATGCCTAAGAAGATGGGTCCCTGCCGTGGCGCTTTCCCCCGCTGGTTCTACAATGGGGCCTCAGAAAAGTGTGAGGAGTTCACATTCGGCGGCTGCAAGGAGAACAAGAATAACTATCTCTCTGAAGCGGAGTGCAACAAAGCCTGTCATGGAGTCTCAG CCTCTGAGCCATCCAAGTCTGGAAGACTGGGTCCAATTGGAGGCCCTG GGGAAACGTGTGGCAGGACTTGTGAAGCAGGCGAGTTCACTTGTGGTAATGGTTGCTGTATAGACAAAGCACTTGAGTGTGACCAggagagacagtgcagtgacGGATCTGATGAGGAGTCCTGCGGTGATT TGGAATCGAAGTTTAGATCTCTGCTTGTGATACCTGTGAATGCAAACAAAG TTCATTGTACAGAGGAGCCTATGACAGGACGCTGCACAGACACTATTACCAGCTGGTACTACAACCCCTTTGAGGAGAAGTGTTTACGCTTTAACTATGGTGGTTGTGAAGGCAACGACAATAAGTTTGAGACTGAAGACAGCTGTATGAAGAGCTGCCAAAACGTTGACA AATCAGATGTATTTGCCCGGCGTGCAAACTTTGAAAAGCAAGCACAAACTAGTAATTTAG GCCTtattgttgtggctgtgctgctGGGATTGGCGATTTTCATTGTAGTGGCTTTTCTAGGTTTCTGTAtcctgaaaaagaagaaaaaaccgCAAAACTATCAATTGGCCACAAGTGGCGCTCACTCTATGGGGCACACTGATAGACTTGTTTATAACAGTACTACCAAGCCAATCTAA
- the pld4 gene encoding phospholipase D4 produces MSEIIVVESIPLDMKYEVNATFGTPLYKAWSDLLSMAEEQVDIASFYWSLTGEDINVNSSTDQPGRNILEQIKYMPSRNVSVRVVTSIPTLASNSTDLKVLRQNGVQVRRVNFGHLTGGILHTKFWIVDRKHLYIGSANMDWRSLTQVKEVGAVIYNCSHLASDLHKIFLSYWVMGHRNASLPNPWPSSFDTLINQEKPLLVNLSGVPSQVYISGSPPVFCPHSRTKDLDAILSAIAEAERFIHIALMEYLPLSQFSRPKRYWPVIDDAIRGSVFERNVSVRLLVSCGRNSDPTMLPFLQSLAALQYPDSNVHLEVKIYIVPVGNHSDIPYARVNHNKYMVTDKVAYVGTSNWSADYFSSTAGVGLVVSHDTINSTYPRDTFQEQLKKVFERDWESEYSVPLASSGENPDCAFWKIQRGN; encoded by the exons ATGTCTGA GATTATAGTTGTTGAGAGTATTCCTCTCGACATGAAATATGAGGTGAATGCTACCTTTGGAACACCGCTGTACAAAGCATGGAGCGACCTTCTCTCCATGGCAGAAGAGCAAGTTGACATTGCCTCCTTCTATTGGTCTCTCACAGGTGAAGACATCAACGTTAACTCATCTACTGACCAGCCT GGCAGAAACATACTAGAGCAAATAAAATATATGCCATCCAGAAACGTGTCAGTACGTGTTGTGACCAGCATTCCCACTCTTGCCAGCAACTCGACAGACCTGAAAGTTTTAAGACAAAATG gAGTACAGGTAAGAAGAGTGAACTTTGGCCATCTGACCGGTGGAATTCTGCATACCAAGTTCTGGATCGTTGATCGGAAGCATCTCTACATTGGAAGTGCAAACATGGACTGGAGATCTTTAACTCAG GTCAAAGAGGTTGGAGCTGTGATCTATAACTGCTCCCATCTTGCCAGTGACCTCCATAAGATCTTCTTGTCTTATTGGGTGATGGGTCATCGCAATGCCTCTCTCCCAAATCCATGGCCTTCATCCTTTGACACCTTGATTAATCAGGAAAAGCCCTTGCTAGTGAACCTAAGTGGTGTGCCTAGTCAAGTGTACATTTCG GgttctcctcctgttttctgTCCACACTCTCGCACCAAGGACCTGGACGCTATATTGTCAGCCATTGCAGAGGCAGAGCGCTTCATTCATATAGCACTTATGGAATACTTACCCTTATCTCAGTTCTCACGTCCTAAGAG GTACTGGCCAGTTATTGATGATGCAATAAGGGGGTCTGTTTTTGAGAGgaatgtgtctgtgcgtctgctGGTCAGTTGTGGGCGTAATTCTGACCCTACCATGCTGCCTTTCCTTCAGTCTTTGGCTGCCCTGCAGTATCCAGATTCAAACGTTCATCTGGAAGTG aaAATATATATTGTGCCCGTTGGCAACCACTCAGACATTCCTTATGCCAGAGTGAACCACAATAAATATATGGTGACTGATAAGGTTGCCTATGTAG GTACCTCAAACTGGTCTGCTGACTACTTCAGCAGCACAGCAGGAGTGGGACTGGTGGTATCTCACGACACCATAAACTCAACATATCCCAGAGACACATTTCAGGAACAGCtgaaaaaagtgtttgaaaggGATTGGGAATCAGAGTATTCAGTTCCACTGGCCAGCTCTGGTGAAAACCCTGACTGTGCATTCTGGAAGATACAGAGAGGAAACTAG